A genomic window from Ananas comosus cultivar F153 linkage group 22, ASM154086v1, whole genome shotgun sequence includes:
- the LOC109727283 gene encoding uncharacterized protein LOC109727283, whose product MATSSTSLLPLLRPYLRCLSATPSTTPPLRRRREALRLLLVSLPAPFLLAGAPTPASALDVPLFGFRKKLERIEGEAEAAVREGERAVEEGIAAAEKGIVAAEKGIVEAEERIVVAEQGIQVAGDLVQAGAVAAAEAVGVLVGLSVVNGILGPEAQEP is encoded by the coding sequence ATGGCGACCTCTTccacctccctcctccccctcctccgcccctATCTGCGCTGCCTCTCCGCGACTCCTTCCACTACGccgcccctccgccgccgcagggaggcgctccgcctcctcctcgtcTCCCTCCCGGCGCCGTTCCTCCTCGCCGGAGCCCCCACTCCGGCGAGCGCCCTGGACGTGCCCCTCTTCGGGTTCCGGAAGAAGCTGGAGAGGATCgagggggaggcggaggcggcggtgaGGGAAGGGGAGagggcggtggaggagggcATCGCCGCGGCGGAGAAGGGGATCGTGGCGGCGGAGAAGGGGAttgtggaggcggaggagcggaTCGTGGTGGCGGAGCAGGGCATCCAGGTCGCCGGCGATCTCGTTCAGGCCGGGGCCGTAGCTGCGGCGGAGGCCGTCGGAGTCCTCGTGGGCCTCTCCGTCGTTAATGGGATTCTAGGGCCCGAGGCCCAAGAGCCCTAG
- the LOC109727279 gene encoding diphthamide biosynthesis protein 1 isoform X1: MEADDAPSSPSSAPSNPKPNPRREISELPGEKEKEKEKKKKAWAPKRFVHSQIPASILSDPSLNAAISLLPSNYDFEVHKTVHRLRSAAARRVALQLPEGLLMYSLLLADALRSDADDVLVLADPTYGACCVADRAAAALSADLLVHYGHSCLVPVPSSLLPVLYVFVDIRVDPTRLAAAVRSAFPDPAAAPRLALAGTIQFVSAVHAARSILLSDGYKDVLVPQAKPLSPGEVLGCTAPTIPKSEGVDSIIFVADGRFHLEAFMIANPGVRAFRYDPFLGILVLEEYDHAGMKRARKDAILAARKAKNWGVILGTLGRQGSTKVLDRVVDHMEERGLDYAVVLMSEISPTRIELFGDSVDAWVQIACPRLSIDWGEGFTKPLLTTFEFDIALGYIPGWWEKERAKESLKCDSNLNCPCGAEEDGKNCLGSSGCRVESCSSSNCGNGGEETEYPMDYYAQDGGEWNSSYMKKKPSAGDRKAHSRVGRNVPVEVKQ; this comes from the exons ATGGAGGCCGACGACGCCCCAtcgtctccctcctccgccccttctaaccctaaacctaaccctagacGAGAGATATCCGAGCTCCcgggggagaaggagaaggagaaggagaagaagaagaaggcgtgGGCGCCGAAGCGCTTCGTGCACTCCCAGATCCCGGCCTCGATCCTTTCGGACCCTTCGCTCAACGCGGCGATCTCCCTCCTCCCCTCGAACTACGACTTCGAGGTCCACAAGACCGTGCATCGCCTCCGCTCGGCCGCCGCGCGCCGCGTCGCGCTCCAGCTCCCCGAGGGCCTCCTCATGTACTCCCTCCTCCTCGCCGACGCCCTCCGCTCCGACGCCGACGACGTGCTCGTCCTCGCCGACCCCACCTACGGCGCCTGCTGCGTCGCCgaccgcgccgccgccgcgctctcCGCCGACCTCCTCGTCCACTACGGCCACAGCTGCCTCGTCCCCgtcccctcctccctcctccccgTCCTCTACGTCTTCGTCGACATCCGCGTCGACCCCacccgcctcgccgccgccgtccgctcCGCATTCCCCgaccccgccgccgccccgcgCCTCGCCCTCGCGGGCACCATCCAGTTCGTCTCCGCCGTCCACGCGGCGCGGTCCATCCTCCTCTCCGATGGCTACAAGGACGTCCTCGTCCCCCAGGCAAAACCGCTCTCCCCCGGCGAGGTCCTCGGATGCACCGCGCCTACCATCCCCAAATCGGAGGGTGTGGACTCGATCATCTTCGTGGCCGACGGCCGGTTTCACCTCGAGGCGTTCATGATCGCGAACCCTGGCGTCCGCGCCTTCCGCTATGATCCGTTCCTCGGAATCCTCGTTTTAGAAGAGTACGACCACGCGGGGATGAAGAGAGCCCGTAAAGACGCCATCTTAGCGGCTAGGAAGGCCAAGAATTGGGGGGTCATACTAGGAACCCTAGGGAGGCAGGGGAGCACTAAAGTCCTGGACAGAGTGGTGGATCACATGGAGGAGAGAGGGTTGGATTACGCCGTGGTGCTGATGTCAGAGATCTCGCCGACAAGGATCGAGCTGTTTGGAGACTCCGTAGATGCTTGGGTGCAGATCGCGTGCCCTAGGTTATCGATCGATTGGGGAGAGGGATTCACGAAACCGCTGCTTACTACCTTTGAGTTTGATATCGCATTGGGGTATATTCCAGGTTGgtgggagaaggagagggcgaAGGAATCATTGAAGTgcgattcaaatttgaattgccCCTGCGGTGCGGAGGAGGATGGGAAGAATTGCTTGGGTTCATCTGGTTGTAGAGTTGAGTCTTGTAGTAGTTCTAACTGTGGTAATGGTGGAGAAGAGACGGAGTATCCAATGGATTACTATGCTCAGGATGGAGGAGAGTGGAATAGCTCTTACATGAAGAAGAAGCCTTCTGCTGGTGATAGGAAAGCTCATAGCAGAGTTG GGAGAAATGTGCCAGTTGAAGTGAAACAATGA
- the LOC109727280 gene encoding uncharacterized protein LOC109727280: MASLLISPPLPPPRTVSSPVISSLAPLFSRNPHHVPSLFVPFDSVSYKRRSASRTLVVSFALAESDSPKSLGDKPLRPLLQELADSLRLPPDFLSALPGDLRLDLNDAAFDLSNGPVLEECGKEVGELLLNLSRAWELADTRTSNSIATQLPSIESYLMGNVKSALGKRLVSAGRRFEAMGQYGQGELQRIAKTMVKTGKILSRAPGAITDEEPKKESKILKFGEIEFELTPAKANIGAAVGFVFGILSWELSQGVQSIPESSLQYANDNALILAKSLRGALLVLCYSSTFLSAFASVGLLLLARQVSSERDS, translated from the exons ATGGCGTCTCTCCTCATctcccctcctcttcctcctcctcgtaCTGTTTCATCTCCTGTTATTTCCTCCCTCGCCCCTCTCTTTAGCCGTAATCCCCACCATGTCCCTTCCCTCTTCGTCCCCTTCGACTCCGTCTCCTATAAGAGGCGCTCCGCGTCTCGAACCCTCGTCGTCTCCTTCGCCCTCGCCGAGTCCGATTCCCCAAAATCACTCGGCGACAAGCCCCTCCGTCCCCTCCTCCAAGAGCTCGCC GATTCCCTGCGCCTTCCCCCGGATTTCCTCTCTGCTCTCCCCGGCGATCTACGTCTCGAT CTCAACGACGCGGCATTCGATCTGTCGAACGGGCCCGTGCTGGAGGAG TGTGGGAAAGAAGTGGGCGAATTGCTGTTGAATCTTTCGCGAGCGTGGGAGCTAGCGGACACTAGGACTTCGAATAGCATTGCTACTCAGCTACCATCGATAGAGAGCTATTTGATGGGGAATGTTAAATCAG CGCTTGGCAAACGCCTGGTGTCGGCTGGGAGAAGATTTGAGGCCATGGGGCAATATGGTCAAGGAGAGCTGCAAAGG ATTGCTAAAACAATGGTTAAAACTGGAAAGATTCTATCAAGAGCACCAGGGGCTATAACAGATGAAGAACCAAAAAAGGAAAGCAAGATACTGAAG TTTGGAGAAATAGAATTTGAGTTGACCCCAGCAAAAGCCAACATTGGAGCTGCAGTCGGATTCGTTTTTGG GATTCTCTCCTGGGAACTAAGCCAAGGTGTTCAAAGCATACCAGAAAGCTCGTTGCAGTATGCAAATGACAATGCACTGATACTAGCCAAG TCTCTACGGGGAGCTCTTCTCGTTCTTTGTTATTCATCAACCTTCTTATCAGCATTTGCTTCGGTAGGACTGTTACTGCTTGCAAGGCAAGTGAGCTCTGAGCGCGATTCGTAG
- the LOC109727278 gene encoding carboxyl-terminal-processing peptidase 2, chloroplastic isoform X2, whose product MFCTNLSYETKNHKISYWQETFKHNISVRLVRLIFGMMFVMAVSVSVNKAPSWALTDENLLFLEAWRTVDRAYYDKTFNGQSWFRYRETALRNEPMNTREETYAAIKKMLSTLDDPFTRFLEPEKFKNLRSGTQGALTGVGLSIGYPTALNGSPTGLVVMSSTPGGPAEKAGIVPGDIILAINDVSTEDMDIYEAADRLQGPEGSSVDLAVRSGSEIRHLVLKREKVTLNPVKSRLCEIPDSGRDSARIGYIKLTSFNQNASGAVKEAIETLRKNNVKSFVLDLRNNSGGLFPEGIEIAKMWLEKGVIVYICDSRGVRDIYEADGVNTVAASEPLVVLVNRGTASASEILAGALKDNKRAVIYGEPTFGKGKIQSVFELSDGSGLTVTVARYETPAHTDIDKVGIIPDHALPTTFPMDEDGFCSCLKDPASPCNLNGGLLFSRS is encoded by the exons AT GTTTTGCACTAATTTGAGTTATGAAACTAAGAACCACAAAATAAGCTATTGGCAAGAGACATTCAAGCATAATATATCTGTCCGTTTGGTTCGTCTGATCTTTGGCATGATGTTTGTGATGGCCGTGTCTGTAAGCGTCAACAAGGCACCCTCAT GGGCACTTACAGATGAAAATCTGCTTTTCTTGGAGGCATGGAGGACGGTTGATCGTGCGTACTATGATAAAACGTTCAATGGGCAAAGCTGGTTTAGATATCGGGAAACTGCACTCCGAAATGAACCAATGAATACACGGGAAGAAACAT ATGCGGCTATAAAGAAAATGCTTTCAACGTTAGATGATCCTTTTACTCGGTTTTTGGAACCTGAGAAATTCAAGAATTTGCGG TCTGGCACCCAAGGTGCTCTTACAGGGGTAGGTTTGTCAATCGGCTATCCTACAGCACTTAATGGATCACCAACAGGCCTTGTTGTAATGTCGTCAACCCCTGGCGGACCTGCTGAGAAGGCCGGTATCGTTCCTGGAGACATTATTTTGGCAATTAATGATGTTAGTACAGAAGATATGGATATATATGAGGCAGCTGATCGGTTACA aGGTCCTGAAGGAAGCTCGGTGGATTTGGCTGTTCGCAGTGGATCTGAGATAAGGCACCTAGTTCTGAA GAGAGAGAAAGTCACCCTAAACCCTGTAAAGTCAAGACTATGTGAGATCCCAGACTCAGGAAGGGATAGTGCAAGGATTGGCTACATCAAATTAACATCATTTAACCAAAATGCCTCAG GTGCTGTTAAGGAAGCGATTGAGACACTAAGAAAAAACAATGTAAAATCCTTTGTGCTGGATCTTCGGAATAACAG CGGTGGACTCTTTCCAGAAGGAATTGAAATCGCAAAAATGTG GTTAGAGAAAGGTGTAATTGTTTATATATGCGATAGCCGTGGGGTTCGTGATATTTATGAGGCAGATGGAGTAAATACAGTTGCAGCATCTGAACCTTTAGTTGTGCTG GTTAACCGAGGAACTGCAAGCGCAAGTGAGATACTTGCTGGAGCACTAAAGGACAACAAAAGAGCAGTGATTTATGGGGAGCCAACATTTGGAAAAGG GAAGATTCAATCTGTTTTTGAGCTCTCTGATGGCTCTGGCTTAACTGTCACCGTGGCTCGCTATGAAACACCTGCTCATACTGATATCGACAAG GTTGGCATAATACCGGATCATGCACTTCCGACAACATTTCCGATGGACGAAGATGGATTCTGTAGCTGCCTTAAGGATCCTGCCTCTCCTTGCAATCTCAATGGTGGCCTGCTATTTTCAAGATCATAA
- the LOC109727279 gene encoding diphthamide biosynthesis protein 1 isoform X2 produces the protein MEADDAPSSPSSAPSNPKPNPRREISELPGEKEKEKEKKKKAWAPKRFVHSQIPASILSDPSLNAAISLLPSNYDFEVHKTVHRLRSAAARRVALQLPEGLLMYSLLLADALRSDADDVLVLADPTYGACCVADRAAAALSADLLVHYGHSCLVPVPSSLLPVLYVFVDIRVDPTRLAAAVRSAFPDPAAAPRLALAGTIQFVSAVHAARSILLSDGYKDVLVPQAKPLSPGEVLGCTAPTIPKSEGVDSIIFVADGRFHLEAFMIANPGVRAFRYDPFLGILVLEEYDHAGMKRARKDAILAARKAKNWGVILGTLGRQGSTKVLDRVVDHMEERGLDYAVVLMSEISPTRIELFGDSVDAWVQIACPRLSIDWGEGFTKPLLTTFEFDIALGYIPGWWEKERAKESLKCDSNLNCPCGAEEDGKNCLGSSGCRVESCSSSNCGNGGEETEYPMDYYAQDGGEWNSSYMKKKPSAGDRKAHSRVEIGQAD, from the exons ATGGAGGCCGACGACGCCCCAtcgtctccctcctccgccccttctaaccctaaacctaaccctagacGAGAGATATCCGAGCTCCcgggggagaaggagaaggagaaggagaagaagaagaaggcgtgGGCGCCGAAGCGCTTCGTGCACTCCCAGATCCCGGCCTCGATCCTTTCGGACCCTTCGCTCAACGCGGCGATCTCCCTCCTCCCCTCGAACTACGACTTCGAGGTCCACAAGACCGTGCATCGCCTCCGCTCGGCCGCCGCGCGCCGCGTCGCGCTCCAGCTCCCCGAGGGCCTCCTCATGTACTCCCTCCTCCTCGCCGACGCCCTCCGCTCCGACGCCGACGACGTGCTCGTCCTCGCCGACCCCACCTACGGCGCCTGCTGCGTCGCCgaccgcgccgccgccgcgctctcCGCCGACCTCCTCGTCCACTACGGCCACAGCTGCCTCGTCCCCgtcccctcctccctcctccccgTCCTCTACGTCTTCGTCGACATCCGCGTCGACCCCacccgcctcgccgccgccgtccgctcCGCATTCCCCgaccccgccgccgccccgcgCCTCGCCCTCGCGGGCACCATCCAGTTCGTCTCCGCCGTCCACGCGGCGCGGTCCATCCTCCTCTCCGATGGCTACAAGGACGTCCTCGTCCCCCAGGCAAAACCGCTCTCCCCCGGCGAGGTCCTCGGATGCACCGCGCCTACCATCCCCAAATCGGAGGGTGTGGACTCGATCATCTTCGTGGCCGACGGCCGGTTTCACCTCGAGGCGTTCATGATCGCGAACCCTGGCGTCCGCGCCTTCCGCTATGATCCGTTCCTCGGAATCCTCGTTTTAGAAGAGTACGACCACGCGGGGATGAAGAGAGCCCGTAAAGACGCCATCTTAGCGGCTAGGAAGGCCAAGAATTGGGGGGTCATACTAGGAACCCTAGGGAGGCAGGGGAGCACTAAAGTCCTGGACAGAGTGGTGGATCACATGGAGGAGAGAGGGTTGGATTACGCCGTGGTGCTGATGTCAGAGATCTCGCCGACAAGGATCGAGCTGTTTGGAGACTCCGTAGATGCTTGGGTGCAGATCGCGTGCCCTAGGTTATCGATCGATTGGGGAGAGGGATTCACGAAACCGCTGCTTACTACCTTTGAGTTTGATATCGCATTGGGGTATATTCCAGGTTGgtgggagaaggagagggcgaAGGAATCATTGAAGTgcgattcaaatttgaattgccCCTGCGGTGCGGAGGAGGATGGGAAGAATTGCTTGGGTTCATCTGGTTGTAGAGTTGAGTCTTGTAGTAGTTCTAACTGTGGTAATGGTGGAGAAGAGACGGAGTATCCAATGGATTACTATGCTCAGGATGGAGGAGAGTGGAATAGCTCTTACATGAAGAAGAAGCCTTCTGCTGGTGATAGGAAAGCTCATAGCAGAGTTG AGATTGGGCAAGCTGATTGA
- the LOC109727715 gene encoding uncharacterized protein LOC109727715, with amino-acid sequence MNPPNLLSFPSSSTPPPPVRNPNPNLGFGVPSPAPVARPRRFRCPCRRAGAPSWGSNAESVRAGRFGRRGPSDGRDEVGDSWGKEKRRWWSDESSEELDEDFDFDFDPDEGFWDKIWIFKVFKAYGYLLPAIIASMLLATGPKAFLMALALPLGQSAVSLAIEKIWGKNREGPRTKPKTKKKPFARPTDDFFRRQRQDVSSGENNGKPSYHSWVSADNGSEGSKSSKPSFGGWDELDRQGNLNNGPVRTQSRTINGSGLSEEPVNKLSTKGRYRDAPLLLRLLIAVFPFLGSWTRIL; translated from the exons ATGAATCCTCCCAATCTCCTCTCTTTCCCCTCATCCTCAACTCCTCCCCCTCCTgtgagaaaccctaaccctaatcttgGCTTCGGCGTCCCATCCCCGGCCCCGGTCGCTCGACCTCGCCGCTTCCGATGTCCATGCCGACGCGCCGGCGCTCCGTCGTGGGGCTCCAACGCCGAGTCCGTCCGAGCCGGGAGGTTCGGACGCCGAGGCCCCTCCGATGGGCGCGACGAGGTCGGGGACTCTTgggggaaggagaagaggaggtggTGGTCGGATGAGTCCTCTGAAGAGCTGGACGAGGACTTCGACTTCGATTTCGATCCCGATGAGGGGTTTTGGGATAAGATTTGGATCTTTAAG GTATTCAAGGCATATGGCTACTTGCTACCTGCCATCATCGCATCGATGCTTCTAGCGACCGGTCCAAAGGCTTTCCTTATGGCCTTAGCACTTCCGCTCGGCCAATCGGCAGTCTCTCTAGCAATCGAGAAAATATGGGGAAAGAACCGCGAGGGCCCAAGAACGAAGCCCAAGACCAAGAAGAAGCCGTTTGCAAGGCCTACTGATGACTTCTTCAGGAGGCAACGGCAAGATGTAAGCAGCGGCGAGAACAATGGAAAACCCAGTTATCATTCGTGGGTCTCTGCAGACAATGGCAGTGAGGGGAGTAAGTCATCTAAACCAAGTTTTGGAGGGTGGGATGAGTTGGACAGGCAAGGGAACCTTAATAATGGTCCTGTGAGAACGCAATCGCGTACTATAAATGGTTCGGGGTTATCGGAGGAGCCAGTGAATAAGTTGTCTACCAAGGGGAGATACAGGGATGCGCCATTGCTGCTGAGGCTGCTGATTGCAGTTTTCCCGTTCTTGGGTTCATGGACTAGAATATTGTGA
- the LOC109727278 gene encoding carboxyl-terminal-processing peptidase 2, chloroplastic isoform X1 has translation MGIEIAAASPRPLPLVVISSSANPNPPHRSLLHRSPWNNAQVCSIVAGDLNSPSRFLIFKVTRRSTTYRIINHADDGLSCTSFFQTLWMPKRIYSHYIAPLIRFCTNLSYETKNHKISYWQETFKHNISVRLVRLIFGMMFVMAVSVSVNKAPSWALTDENLLFLEAWRTVDRAYYDKTFNGQSWFRYRETALRNEPMNTREETYAAIKKMLSTLDDPFTRFLEPEKFKNLRSGTQGALTGVGLSIGYPTALNGSPTGLVVMSSTPGGPAEKAGIVPGDIILAINDVSTEDMDIYEAADRLQGPEGSSVDLAVRSGSEIRHLVLKREKVTLNPVKSRLCEIPDSGRDSARIGYIKLTSFNQNASGAVKEAIETLRKNNVKSFVLDLRNNSGGLFPEGIEIAKMWLEKGVIVYICDSRGVRDIYEADGVNTVAASEPLVVLVNRGTASASEILAGALKDNKRAVIYGEPTFGKGKIQSVFELSDGSGLTVTVARYETPAHTDIDKVGIIPDHALPTTFPMDEDGFCSCLKDPASPCNLNGGLLFSRS, from the exons ATGGGGATTGAGATCGCTGCTGCTTCCCCACGTCCTCTCCCACTCGTCGTTATCTCCTCCTCCGCAAACCCTAATCCACCCCATCGTTCCCTCCTCCATCGGAGTCCGTGGAACAATGCTCAG GTCTGCAGCATTGTAGCTGGCGATCTCAATTCTCCTTCGAGGTTTCTTATTTTCAAGGTTACCCGAAGATCAACAACTTACAGGATAATCAACCATGCTGACGACGGTTTATCATGTACATCCTTTTTTCAGACATTGTGGATGCCAAAGAGAATATATTCTCATTATATTGCACCACTGATTAGGTTTTGCACTAATTTGAGTTATGAAACTAAGAACCACAAAATAAGCTATTGGCAAGAGACATTCAAGCATAATATATCTGTCCGTTTGGTTCGTCTGATCTTTGGCATGATGTTTGTGATGGCCGTGTCTGTAAGCGTCAACAAGGCACCCTCAT GGGCACTTACAGATGAAAATCTGCTTTTCTTGGAGGCATGGAGGACGGTTGATCGTGCGTACTATGATAAAACGTTCAATGGGCAAAGCTGGTTTAGATATCGGGAAACTGCACTCCGAAATGAACCAATGAATACACGGGAAGAAACAT ATGCGGCTATAAAGAAAATGCTTTCAACGTTAGATGATCCTTTTACTCGGTTTTTGGAACCTGAGAAATTCAAGAATTTGCGG TCTGGCACCCAAGGTGCTCTTACAGGGGTAGGTTTGTCAATCGGCTATCCTACAGCACTTAATGGATCACCAACAGGCCTTGTTGTAATGTCGTCAACCCCTGGCGGACCTGCTGAGAAGGCCGGTATCGTTCCTGGAGACATTATTTTGGCAATTAATGATGTTAGTACAGAAGATATGGATATATATGAGGCAGCTGATCGGTTACA aGGTCCTGAAGGAAGCTCGGTGGATTTGGCTGTTCGCAGTGGATCTGAGATAAGGCACCTAGTTCTGAA GAGAGAGAAAGTCACCCTAAACCCTGTAAAGTCAAGACTATGTGAGATCCCAGACTCAGGAAGGGATAGTGCAAGGATTGGCTACATCAAATTAACATCATTTAACCAAAATGCCTCAG GTGCTGTTAAGGAAGCGATTGAGACACTAAGAAAAAACAATGTAAAATCCTTTGTGCTGGATCTTCGGAATAACAG CGGTGGACTCTTTCCAGAAGGAATTGAAATCGCAAAAATGTG GTTAGAGAAAGGTGTAATTGTTTATATATGCGATAGCCGTGGGGTTCGTGATATTTATGAGGCAGATGGAGTAAATACAGTTGCAGCATCTGAACCTTTAGTTGTGCTG GTTAACCGAGGAACTGCAAGCGCAAGTGAGATACTTGCTGGAGCACTAAAGGACAACAAAAGAGCAGTGATTTATGGGGAGCCAACATTTGGAAAAGG GAAGATTCAATCTGTTTTTGAGCTCTCTGATGGCTCTGGCTTAACTGTCACCGTGGCTCGCTATGAAACACCTGCTCATACTGATATCGACAAG GTTGGCATAATACCGGATCATGCACTTCCGACAACATTTCCGATGGACGAAGATGGATTCTGTAGCTGCCTTAAGGATCCTGCCTCTCCTTGCAATCTCAATGGTGGCCTGCTATTTTCAAGATCATAA